A single genomic interval of Caballeronia sp. SL2Y3 harbors:
- a CDS encoding ABC transporter ATP-binding protein: MKTSNSVAENTSQAPLRVRQLSHGFKTPDGSTVTIFDKLDFCVGQGEIVSIVGRSGAGKSTLFNLISGLLTPQSGEISVGRRPDGGPGRIAYMLQKDLMMPWRTVLQNALLGIELYRKVRPDDIARARQMLARYGLGAVADAYPHSLSGGMRQRVALTRTLLVDPTLVLLDEPFSALDYETRLALEDDIISLRAQSGTSVVLVTHDIEEAIAMSDRVILLGGRPARIEDQVLVELTTHGPRNAVSAREAPEFRGYHARVWNGLRGNVTSRDTQDLAQSNTLAGAMHD; encoded by the coding sequence ATGAAGACATCGAACTCAGTGGCAGAGAACACATCGCAAGCCCCGCTGCGTGTGCGACAACTCAGTCACGGCTTCAAGACGCCCGATGGCTCGACAGTGACCATCTTCGACAAACTCGACTTCTGCGTGGGTCAGGGGGAGATCGTGTCGATCGTCGGACGAAGCGGCGCCGGCAAAAGCACGCTGTTCAATCTGATCTCGGGGCTGCTCACGCCGCAGTCCGGCGAGATATCGGTCGGTAGGCGTCCGGACGGTGGCCCGGGGCGCATCGCCTATATGTTGCAGAAGGACCTGATGATGCCGTGGCGCACGGTACTGCAAAATGCGCTGCTCGGCATCGAGTTGTATCGCAAGGTTAGGCCCGACGATATCGCGCGTGCGCGGCAGATGCTCGCGCGCTACGGCCTCGGCGCGGTCGCCGATGCGTATCCGCATTCGCTGTCGGGCGGCATGAGGCAACGCGTTGCGCTCACGCGCACGCTCCTCGTCGATCCGACGCTCGTCCTGCTCGACGAGCCCTTCTCCGCTCTCGATTACGAAACGCGCCTCGCACTCGAGGACGACATCATTTCGCTGCGTGCGCAAAGCGGCACGAGCGTCGTGCTCGTGACACACGACATCGAAGAAGCCATCGCAATGAGCGATCGCGTCATTCTGCTGGGCGGACGTCCCGCGCGCATCGAGGATCAGGTTCTGGTCGAACTCACTACGCACGGTCCGCGCAACGCCGTCTCGGCGCGCGAGGCGCCGGAGTTCCGCGGCTATCACGCGCGCGTGTGGAACGGTCTGCGCGGAAACGTCACGTCGCGCGACACGCAAGACCTCGCCCAATCCAACACCCTTGCAGGAGCCATGCATGACTGA
- a CDS encoding ABC transporter substrate-binding protein — MKKTHALLNGIAAACLVAFGIGATSVRAAEPVVIYQAFQSIQYLPLYVAIDKGIFEKNGLAVQKVTAGSGAAGVAAVIGGHADFSLQDPMTAMLANLKGASLVNVANVVAGVPVWVITPKDSKVKGVGDLAGKSVSTALPPSTSTYLLQRLIAEQKLADVKMNTVQIGTELAPVTAGRSEAAALYMPQAETGLAQGYRIVYAFPKAYPGGYAFSTIDTLASTVKTKPKMVAAFVKSIGEAEALIQQSHDTAKSVARAEFPSLDPAIVDSAVQRLIDQKIYAATPDISEQAFRNALDLQESIGNIKPGAITYANGVDNTFAAAVSK, encoded by the coding sequence ATGAAGAAGACCCACGCTCTGCTCAACGGTATCGCGGCCGCATGTCTGGTCGCATTCGGGATCGGCGCGACCAGCGTCCGGGCCGCCGAACCGGTCGTCATCTATCAGGCGTTTCAGTCCATTCAATATCTGCCGCTCTACGTGGCCATCGACAAGGGCATCTTCGAGAAGAACGGTCTCGCGGTGCAGAAAGTTACCGCTGGCAGCGGCGCGGCGGGCGTCGCGGCGGTGATCGGAGGTCATGCGGACTTTTCGCTGCAAGACCCGATGACCGCCATGCTGGCCAACCTCAAGGGTGCGTCGCTCGTGAACGTGGCCAACGTGGTCGCGGGCGTGCCGGTCTGGGTGATCACGCCGAAGGACTCGAAGGTCAAAGGCGTCGGCGATCTGGCAGGCAAGAGCGTGTCCACCGCGCTTCCGCCCTCGACGAGCACGTATTTGCTGCAACGGCTCATCGCCGAACAGAAGCTGGCCGATGTCAAAATGAACACGGTGCAAATCGGCACCGAACTGGCGCCCGTGACTGCGGGCCGCTCGGAAGCCGCCGCGCTTTACATGCCGCAAGCGGAGACGGGACTCGCGCAGGGTTATCGCATCGTTTATGCGTTTCCCAAGGCGTATCCGGGGGGCTATGCTTTTTCCACCATCGACACGCTCGCCTCGACCGTCAAGACCAAGCCCAAGATGGTGGCCGCGTTCGTGAAGTCCATCGGCGAGGCCGAGGCGCTGATCCAGCAGTCGCACGATACCGCGAAGAGCGTGGCGCGCGCGGAGTTTCCGTCGCTCGATCCCGCGATCGTCGATTCGGCGGTGCAGCGGCTGATCGATCAGAAGATCTATGCGGCCACGCCCGACATTTCCGAGCAGGCGTTCCGCAACGCGCTCGATCTGCAGGAGTCGATCGGCAACATCAAGCCGGGCGCGATCACCTATGCCAACGGCGTGGACAACACGTTCGCCGCCGCCGTGAGCAAGTAG
- the hydA gene encoding dihydropyrimidinase — MPILIRGGTVIDADRTYRADVLCADPQSGGTILAIGQDLDVPADTQIVDAGGQYVMPGGIDPHTHMELPFMGTTASDDFYSGTAAGLSGGTTSIIDFVIPSPKQPLMDAFREWRGWAEKASADYGFHVAVTWWDDSVHRDMGLLVHEHGVSSFKHFMAYKNAIMADDEVLVNSFTRSLELGALPTVHAENGELVFQLQKQLLAKGFRGPEAHPLSRPPEVEGEAANRAIRIAQVLGVPLYIVHVSAKDAVDVIAKARNDGLRVFGEVLPGHLVIDESVYRDPDWTRAAAHVMSPPFRTSEHREALWRGLQSGQLHTTATDHCVFCASQKAMGREDFTKIPNGCGGVEDRMAVLWHHGVNMGRLTPNEFVRVTSTNAAQIFNLYPRKGAVQVGADADLVVWDPQASRTISVKTHHQQVDFNVFEGMTVQGVATHTLTRGALAWTDGDLRAVRGAGQYLKRPPNASYFEAARVANKLREPRPVERAGSA; from the coding sequence ATGCCTATTCTCATTCGCGGCGGCACCGTCATCGACGCGGACCGCACTTATCGCGCCGATGTGCTGTGCGCCGATCCGCAGTCAGGAGGCACGATACTCGCCATCGGCCAGGACCTCGATGTTCCCGCCGACACGCAGATCGTCGATGCAGGCGGCCAGTACGTGATGCCCGGCGGCATCGATCCGCATACGCACATGGAACTGCCGTTCATGGGCACGACCGCCAGCGACGACTTCTACAGCGGCACTGCGGCGGGATTGTCGGGCGGCACGACGAGCATCATCGACTTCGTGATTCCGAGCCCGAAGCAGCCGCTCATGGACGCGTTCAGGGAATGGCGCGGCTGGGCGGAGAAGGCATCGGCGGATTACGGCTTTCATGTGGCCGTGACATGGTGGGATGATTCCGTGCATCGCGACATGGGGCTGCTGGTGCACGAACACGGCGTGTCGAGCTTCAAGCACTTCATGGCCTACAAGAACGCGATCATGGCCGACGACGAAGTGCTGGTGAACAGCTTCACGCGCTCGCTCGAACTGGGCGCGCTGCCTACCGTGCATGCGGAGAATGGCGAACTCGTCTTCCAGTTGCAGAAGCAGTTGCTGGCGAAGGGCTTCAGGGGACCGGAGGCGCATCCGCTCTCGCGTCCGCCCGAAGTGGAGGGCGAGGCGGCCAATCGCGCGATCCGCATTGCACAGGTGCTGGGCGTGCCGCTTTACATCGTGCACGTGTCGGCGAAAGATGCGGTCGATGTGATTGCGAAGGCGCGCAACGACGGCCTGCGTGTGTTCGGCGAAGTGCTGCCGGGCCATCTCGTGATCGATGAATCCGTGTACCGCGATCCAGACTGGACGCGCGCCGCTGCGCACGTGATGAGCCCGCCGTTCCGCACGAGCGAGCATCGCGAGGCGTTGTGGCGCGGGCTGCAATCGGGCCAGTTGCATACCACGGCGACGGATCACTGCGTTTTCTGCGCGTCGCAGAAGGCGATGGGACGCGAAGACTTCACCAAGATTCCGAACGGTTGCGGCGGCGTGGAAGATCGCATGGCCGTGCTGTGGCATCACGGCGTGAACATGGGGCGTCTCACACCGAACGAGTTCGTGCGCGTGACATCGACGAACGCGGCGCAGATTTTCAATCTGTATCCGCGCAAGGGCGCGGTGCAGGTCGGGGCCGACGCGGACCTGGTGGTCTGGGATCCGCAGGCATCGCGCACGATCTCGGTGAAGACGCATCATCAGCAAGTGGACTTCAATGTCTTCGAGGGCATGACGGTGCAGGGCGTGGCGACGCACACGCTCACGCGCGGCGCGCTTGCATGGACCGATGGCGATCTGCGCGCGGTGCGCGGCGCGGGGCAGTATCTGAAGCGTCCGCCGAACGCATCGTATTTCGAAGCCGCGCGCGTGGCGAACAAGTTGAGGGAACCGCGTCCGGTGGAGCGAGCGGGGTCGGCGTGA
- a CDS encoding amino acid ABC transporter permease: MFSIEAFTTALALLQHAALTTLGVSAAGLVIGFVIALAVCAANLSAKHGLHVAAVVYVRVFRGVPLLVQLLLVYYLLPFIGINAPPLIAAISAVSLCAAAYIAEILRGGFASLPPGQNEAAVMLGLSPFDRLVRIQIPQVVRSTLPSLVNEMVLLIKASSLISVVGVAEVTRTAQNVAASTYQPMEAYAAAGLIYFCICGGLAWVAHSAERRLAA, encoded by the coding sequence ATGTTCAGCATCGAGGCCTTCACCACAGCCCTTGCGCTGCTGCAGCACGCGGCGCTGACGACGCTGGGGGTATCGGCGGCGGGCCTGGTCATCGGCTTCGTCATTGCGCTGGCCGTGTGTGCGGCGAATCTCTCCGCGAAGCACGGGTTGCATGTCGCCGCGGTCGTGTACGTGCGCGTGTTTCGCGGCGTGCCCCTCCTCGTGCAACTGCTGCTCGTGTATTACCTGCTGCCGTTCATCGGCATCAACGCGCCGCCGTTGATCGCGGCCATCAGCGCGGTGTCGTTATGCGCGGCGGCGTATATCGCGGAAATTCTGCGGGGCGGCTTCGCCAGTCTGCCGCCGGGTCAGAACGAAGCGGCGGTCATGCTCGGCCTGTCGCCGTTCGACCGGCTCGTGCGCATCCAGATTCCGCAGGTCGTGCGCTCGACGCTGCCCTCGCTCGTCAACGAAATGGTGCTGCTCATCAAGGCGTCGTCGCTGATTTCGGTGGTGGGTGTCGCTGAAGTCACGCGCACGGCGCAGAACGTCGCCGCCAGCACCTATCAGCCGATGGAAGCATATGCCGCCGCCGGCCTGATCTATTTCTGCATCTGCGGCGGGCTGGCATGGGTCGCGCATTCCGCCGAACGGCGTCTCGCAGCCTGA
- a CDS encoding transporter substrate-binding domain-containing protein, with translation MNAIKHWKRYLLAVMFAAGSVSAHADDLLSRVKKQGELAVGTEMQFAPFDFIENGQQAGFNKDLFAAVGKIIGVKVRFIDLPWDSVLPGLDAGKFDMVAGPLTVTKARMERYAFTSPIADATDALLKRANDASITKSADIAGKTVGAQKSSAQNAQLKTYAETLKPGVTVREYVDNNQAYADLASGRLNAVANSLTNIAYVAKQRPNVFAVVQPPFGSAVYFAYCMRKDADSQSLNAAFNDALATLGKNGELASLQKKWFGVAVDLPAAMPTPAY, from the coding sequence ATGAACGCGATCAAACACTGGAAACGCTATCTCCTCGCAGTCATGTTCGCCGCAGGCAGCGTGTCCGCGCATGCGGACGACCTGCTTTCGCGTGTCAAGAAACAGGGCGAACTTGCCGTCGGCACCGAGATGCAGTTCGCGCCGTTCGACTTCATCGAGAACGGTCAACAGGCGGGCTTCAACAAGGACCTGTTCGCCGCGGTCGGCAAGATCATCGGCGTGAAGGTGCGCTTCATCGATCTGCCGTGGGACAGCGTGTTACCGGGGCTGGACGCGGGCAAGTTCGACATGGTCGCGGGCCCGCTCACCGTCACAAAGGCGCGCATGGAGCGCTACGCCTTCACTTCGCCTATCGCCGATGCCACCGATGCCCTTCTTAAGCGCGCGAACGACGCGAGTATCACGAAGAGCGCGGACATCGCGGGCAAGACCGTCGGCGCGCAGAAGAGCAGCGCACAGAACGCACAACTCAAGACCTATGCAGAGACGCTCAAGCCGGGCGTCACCGTGCGCGAGTACGTCGATAACAATCAGGCCTATGCGGACCTCGCTTCCGGTCGTCTGAACGCGGTCGCCAACTCGCTGACGAACATCGCATACGTCGCGAAGCAACGCCCGAACGTTTTCGCCGTCGTGCAGCCGCCGTTCGGCTCGGCGGTGTACTTCGCGTATTGCATGCGCAAGGACGCCGACAGTCAGTCGCTCAACGCCGCATTCAACGATGCCCTCGCGACGCTCGGCAAGAACGGCGAGCTCGCGAGCCTGCAGAAGAAATGGTTCGGCGTGGCCGTGGATCTGCCCGCCGCGATGCCCACGCCCGCGTACTGA
- a CDS encoding amino acid ABC transporter permease, which yields MPPFDLSAITHNLSQIGAGFATTLWMWLVSVLLGAMLGFVVALTQQLGGRFVRALLRVYVELFRGTPFLVQLFLLYYGGPSFGLTLTPAMAGVLALTVYGGAYFAEVFRGGFASVPKGHLEAAACLGLTRMQAVWRIQLPQMLALILPALSNMTIVLSKETAVLSVVTVPELTFVLTGIGSATFAYVQTLLVLCACYLLLVELATAAGNWAEKRMTRFLA from the coding sequence GTGCCTCCTTTCGACCTCTCCGCCATCACGCATAACCTGTCGCAGATCGGCGCGGGCTTCGCGACCACGCTGTGGATGTGGCTCGTCAGCGTGCTGCTGGGCGCGATGCTCGGCTTCGTCGTGGCGCTCACGCAGCAACTCGGCGGGCGCTTCGTGCGAGCGTTGCTGCGCGTGTATGTCGAGCTGTTTCGCGGCACGCCGTTTCTCGTGCAACTCTTTTTGCTCTACTACGGCGGCCCGTCATTCGGACTGACGCTCACGCCTGCGATGGCCGGCGTCCTCGCTCTCACCGTGTATGGCGGCGCATACTTCGCCGAAGTGTTTCGCGGCGGCTTCGCGTCGGTGCCGAAGGGGCATCTCGAAGCGGCGGCGTGTCTCGGACTCACGCGCATGCAGGCGGTCTGGCGCATTCAGTTGCCGCAGATGCTGGCGCTGATTCTTCCCGCGCTTTCGAATATGACCATCGTGCTGAGCAAGGAAACGGCCGTGCTGTCGGTCGTGACCGTGCCCGAGCTGACCTTCGTGCTGACGGGTATCGGCTCCGCGACGTTCGCCTATGTTCAAACGCTGCTCGTGCTGTGCGCCTGCTATCTGCTGCTCGTCGAGCTGGCGACCGCGGCGGGTAACTGGGCCGAAAAGCGCATGACGCGCTTTCTCGCCTGA
- a CDS encoding GntR family transcriptional regulator translates to MNRPFRTIQQYVLGTLRAEILNGVYPPNTRLRQEEIARRMSVSTTPVREAFRDLRAEGLVSIDPNKGVVTRALTAADVIEIYELRMVLEPMLAERACAHVSDDDLAAAEKVHGEMCATSWSETWAVLNEDFHQHLMKAASGTRLAEVVENLSLVARPYVSLSMHVKRDILDSNNREHADLLHAYRARDTRAVREQTRAHLENTRDAVIACVAQGLRPQAAA, encoded by the coding sequence ATGAACCGGCCCTTTCGCACGATCCAACAATACGTGCTCGGCACCTTGCGCGCAGAGATCCTGAATGGCGTCTATCCGCCGAATACGCGGCTTCGTCAGGAAGAAATCGCCAGGCGCATGAGCGTCAGCACGACGCCGGTACGCGAAGCGTTCCGCGATCTGCGTGCGGAAGGACTGGTCTCGATCGATCCCAACAAGGGCGTCGTCACGCGCGCGCTCACGGCCGCGGACGTGATCGAAATCTACGAACTGCGGATGGTGCTGGAGCCGATGCTGGCCGAACGCGCCTGCGCGCATGTCAGCGACGACGATCTCGCGGCTGCGGAGAAGGTCCACGGCGAGATGTGCGCGACATCGTGGTCCGAGACGTGGGCTGTCCTCAACGAGGACTTCCACCAGCATCTGATGAAGGCTGCATCCGGCACGCGCCTCGCCGAAGTTGTCGAGAACCTTTCGCTGGTTGCGCGGCCTTACGTATCGCTCTCGATGCACGTCAAGCGTGACATTCTGGACAGCAACAACCGCGAGCATGCAGACTTGCTCCATGCGTACCGCGCACGCGATACGCGCGCCGTCCGTGAGCAAACGCGCGCACACCTGGAAAACACGCGCGATGCGGTTATCGCGTGCGTCGCCCAGGGCCTGCGTCCGCAAGCGGCGGCCTGA
- a CDS encoding amino acid ABC transporter ATP-binding protein has translation MTLIIAEPAPVLSGAAAEPLVDAKGLYKRFASTDILRGIDLTIRKSEVLCIIGPSGSGKSTLLRCLAGLESYDHGEVRIEGQLLGYTERGGKRVRATASELQHTRRNVGMVFQQFNLWPHMTVLGNVMEALQRVRGFPKAKAAAQAGRMLELVGLSGKADAYPSRLSGGQQQRVAIARALAMEPHIMLFDEPTSALDPELVGEVLQVMKQLARDGMTMAVVTHEMGFAAQVADTVAFIDAGRITVSGAPRQVFRESKNPRLTQFLQNYLDRNAFWSGDGA, from the coding sequence ATGACGCTCATCATCGCCGAACCCGCGCCTGTTCTCAGCGGCGCAGCCGCCGAGCCGCTCGTCGACGCGAAGGGCTTGTACAAGCGCTTCGCTTCCACCGACATTCTTCGCGGCATCGATCTGACCATCCGCAAGTCCGAAGTCCTGTGCATCATCGGGCCGTCGGGGTCGGGCAAGAGCACGCTGCTGCGCTGTCTCGCCGGGCTCGAAAGCTACGATCATGGCGAGGTGCGTATCGAAGGCCAATTGCTCGGCTATACCGAGCGCGGCGGCAAGCGCGTGCGCGCCACCGCCAGCGAGTTGCAACACACGCGGCGCAATGTCGGCATGGTGTTTCAGCAGTTCAACCTATGGCCGCATATGACCGTGCTCGGCAACGTCATGGAAGCGTTGCAGCGCGTTCGCGGTTTTCCGAAGGCGAAGGCCGCCGCGCAGGCGGGCCGCATGCTGGAGCTGGTCGGTCTGTCGGGCAAGGCGGACGCGTATCCGTCGCGCCTGTCGGGTGGACAGCAGCAGCGCGTCGCGATTGCCCGCGCACTCGCCATGGAGCCGCACATCATGCTGTTCGACGAACCCACATCCGCGCTCGATCCCGAACTCGTCGGCGAAGTGCTGCAGGTGATGAAGCAGCTCGCGCGCGACGGCATGACGATGGCCGTCGTGACGCATGAAATGGGCTTCGCCGCGCAAGTGGCGGATACGGTCGCCTTCATCGATGCAGGCCGTATCACCGTGTCGGGCGCGCCGCGACAGGTGTTTCGCGAGTCGAAGAACCCGCGCCTCACTCAGTTCCTGCAAAACTATCTGGACCGCAACGCGTTCTGGTCGGGCGACGGCGCGTGA
- a CDS encoding ABC transporter permease: protein MTEAVLSTGVAQKKAVRRVPRKLGTTGAVVGIVVALVVAWQLAVSAGWINGKLLGSPSGIYEAAVIGLTQGTLVSDTWVTLYETLAGLAIGSGLGIALGLLLWFLPAVSGVAEGLSVILNSIPKIALGPLIVIWFGSDASSKIWLAGISTFAVAMISSCAAAREVDKDLLNLFHSFKARPSMIFTKLIVPSALPWIFSTLRVNIGFALIGAVVGEYIASQSGLGHAVFVAGSLFDLNTVWLGIIVLTVMASVLSWIVQLAEAKIISWKKK from the coding sequence ATGACTGAAGCCGTTCTGTCCACTGGCGTCGCGCAAAAGAAAGCCGTACGCCGCGTACCGCGCAAGCTCGGCACGACAGGCGCTGTCGTCGGTATCGTTGTCGCGCTCGTCGTCGCCTGGCAGCTCGCCGTCAGCGCCGGCTGGATCAACGGCAAGCTGCTCGGCTCGCCGTCGGGTATCTATGAAGCCGCCGTCATCGGACTGACGCAGGGTACGCTCGTTTCCGATACCTGGGTCACGCTCTATGAGACGCTCGCGGGTCTCGCCATCGGCAGCGGCCTCGGCATTGCGCTCGGCCTGCTGCTATGGTTTCTGCCGGCCGTATCGGGGGTGGCGGAAGGTCTATCAGTGATCCTAAATAGTATTCCGAAGATCGCGCTCGGTCCGCTCATCGTCATCTGGTTCGGCTCCGATGCTTCGTCGAAGATCTGGCTCGCCGGGATTTCGACGTTCGCCGTCGCGATGATCTCGTCCTGCGCCGCCGCGCGCGAAGTCGACAAGGACTTGCTCAACCTCTTTCATTCGTTCAAGGCCAGGCCTTCGATGATCTTCACCAAGCTCATCGTTCCGAGCGCACTGCCGTGGATCTTCTCGACGCTGCGCGTGAACATCGGCTTCGCGCTCATCGGCGCGGTGGTCGGCGAATACATCGCGTCGCAGTCGGGTCTGGGTCACGCGGTTTTCGTCGCAGGCTCGCTTTTCGACCTCAATACCGTCTGGCTCGGCATCATCGTGCTGACCGTGATGGCTTCGGTTCTGAGCTGGATCGTTCAACTCGCGGAAGCGAAAATCATCTCCTGGAAGAAAAAATGA
- a CDS encoding class II aldolase and adducin N-terminal domain-containing protein, producing the protein MNTNERQLRIDLAAAFRCFAKLGMHEAVANHFSAAVSPDGRKFLMNPKWVHFSRIRASDLLLLDAEDSEDLAGRRDVDATAWAIHGQLHRRAPHIRVAMHLHPVHATAIACLADPEIKPIEQNTARYYGRVALDSEFGGMADTAAEGARLLAALGDKSRLMMGNHGVMVTAASIGEAFDDMYTLERACQILCIAYGTGQPLKVLSPEVAERTARDWEGIVDFSLAHFEEMKRVLDKEDPSYAD; encoded by the coding sequence ATGAACACGAATGAGCGCCAGTTGCGCATCGACCTCGCCGCCGCCTTCCGTTGCTTCGCAAAGCTCGGCATGCATGAAGCGGTCGCCAATCATTTCAGCGCGGCGGTGTCGCCGGACGGACGCAAGTTTCTGATGAACCCGAAGTGGGTTCACTTCTCGCGCATCCGGGCCAGCGATCTGCTGCTCCTCGATGCCGAAGACAGCGAAGATCTCGCGGGCCGCCGCGATGTCGATGCCACCGCGTGGGCGATTCACGGCCAGCTTCACCGGCGCGCGCCGCATATCCGTGTGGCGATGCATCTGCATCCCGTTCATGCGACTGCCATCGCGTGCCTCGCGGACCCGGAGATCAAGCCTATCGAGCAGAACACGGCGCGTTACTACGGCCGCGTCGCGCTCGACAGCGAGTTCGGCGGCATGGCGGATACGGCCGCCGAGGGTGCGCGTCTTCTTGCAGCGCTCGGTGACAAGTCGCGCCTGATGATGGGCAATCACGGCGTCATGGTGACTGCGGCGAGCATCGGCGAGGCGTTCGACGATATGTACACGCTGGAACGCGCGTGCCAGATTCTGTGCATCGCATACGGCACGGGCCAGCCTCTGAAGGTGCTGTCGCCCGAAGTTGCCGAAAGAACCGCGCGCGACTGGGAAGGCATCGTTGACTTTTCCCTCGCGCACTTCGAAGAGATGAAGCGCGTTCTGGACAAGGAGGACCCGTCCTACGCGGACTGA
- a CDS encoding amidase → MNRSNESLLATLIANRNDDAAARATLLDAQARADAVDPWLRAFVHRPRAYDLSDAVARPLAGVPIGVKDLADTADMPTSYGSPAYGGHRPERDARIVSTIRELGGTIFGKTATTEFAWRGPAATVNPWNRAHTPGGSSSGSAAAVAAGIVPLAIGTQTVGSIIRPAAYCGVVGYKPSYRAVPTEGLHPLAASLDHVGFFARSVEDVAIAHALFVDGAAQAVESESAWRDRFARDSSTLTLGVVRTPFWDDMIAPDQRDNFDASLRTLSEGGVRIVELDYGADLRQMREATLTILAVEAYRAIGEVAARAPALISEHMRLLLSEGRAMPLERYQQALLLQAQVRSQSAALMQGCDALVTIPASGEAPRGYADTGDARFCAPWSLMGAPAINVPSGWSDANLPLGCQVIGAFADDARLLRIAARIENLLNFERRALPV, encoded by the coding sequence ATGAATCGATCCAACGAGTCACTGCTCGCGACACTGATCGCGAACCGTAACGACGATGCCGCCGCGCGTGCGACGCTGCTCGACGCGCAGGCCCGCGCCGATGCGGTCGATCCGTGGCTGCGCGCCTTCGTCCATCGGCCGCGCGCATACGATCTGAGCGATGCCGTTGCGCGCCCGCTTGCGGGCGTGCCGATCGGCGTCAAGGATCTCGCCGATACCGCCGATATGCCGACGAGTTACGGCTCGCCGGCCTACGGCGGGCACCGGCCGGAGCGCGACGCACGCATCGTTTCGACCATCCGTGAACTCGGCGGCACGATTTTCGGCAAGACCGCGACGACCGAGTTCGCCTGGCGCGGACCGGCCGCCACCGTCAACCCGTGGAACCGCGCGCACACGCCGGGCGGCTCGTCGAGCGGATCGGCGGCGGCTGTCGCGGCAGGCATCGTGCCGCTCGCCATCGGCACGCAGACGGTCGGCTCGATCATTCGGCCGGCCGCCTATTGCGGCGTCGTCGGCTACAAGCCGTCGTATCGGGCGGTGCCGACAGAAGGCTTGCATCCGCTCGCCGCGTCGCTCGATCACGTCGGCTTCTTCGCGCGATCCGTCGAGGATGTCGCGATCGCCCACGCGTTGTTCGTCGATGGCGCGGCACAGGCGGTCGAAAGCGAATCGGCGTGGCGCGACCGCTTTGCGCGCGACTCGTCCACGCTGACGCTCGGCGTCGTTCGTACGCCGTTCTGGGATGACATGATCGCGCCGGATCAGCGCGACAACTTCGATGCCTCGCTGCGCACGCTGAGCGAAGGCGGCGTGCGCATCGTCGAACTCGACTATGGCGCGGACCTGCGGCAGATGCGCGAAGCGACGCTGACGATTCTCGCGGTGGAGGCGTATCGCGCCATCGGCGAAGTGGCGGCACGCGCGCCGGCGCTGATAAGCGAGCACATGCGCCTGCTGTTGTCCGAAGGCCGGGCCATGCCGCTCGAACGCTATCAGCAGGCGTTGCTGTTGCAGGCGCAGGTACGCTCGCAATCCGCCGCGCTCATGCAAGGCTGCGACGCGCTCGTGACCATACCGGCCAGCGGCGAGGCGCCCCGGGGCTATGCGGATACAGGCGACGCCCGCTTCTGTGCGCCCTGGAGCCTCATGGGCGCGCCCGCCATCAACGTGCCATCCGGCTGGAGCGATGCCAACCTGCCGCTCGGCTGTCAGGTGATCGGCGCATTCGCCGACGACGCGAGGCTGCTGCGCATCGCCGCGCGCATCGAGAACCTGCTGAACTTCGAGAGACGCGCCCTGCCCGTCTGA